A window of Ptychodera flava strain L36383 chromosome 1, AS_Pfla_20210202, whole genome shotgun sequence contains these coding sequences:
- the LOC139146046 gene encoding uncharacterized protein gives MAAPGQIWKDGCIRKFAKGAFLELRRFTNCRDCGIGVNKYTKITCTGNNAFTVEKGKETHFHEPEVVPLADLEHSPRKRRVSVVARIDKVSQEQQTTNKTHKRDLLLTDGVRSVQMNLWGKQCDMQVTEGARVKIGPVIVDQYKETNNINSTLSTKIQVIEEAEENGTLQGIDTTEKQVHLH, from the exons atggccgcccccg GTCAAATATGGAAAGACGGATGCATTCGTAAATTTGCCAAGGGCGCATTTCTGGAATTACGACGCTTCACCAACTGTCGAGACTGTGGAATTGGCGTCAACAAATATACGAAG ATTACCTGTACTGGTAACAACGCATTCACAGTAGAAAAAGGAAAAGAGACACACTTCCATGAACCAGAAGTGGTGCCATTAGCTGATTTAGAGCACTCACCACGAAAGAGAAGAGTGAGCGTTGTCGCTAGAATTGATAAG GTTTCACAAGAACAGCAAACTACAAACAAAACCCACAAAAGAGATCTACTTCTCACAGATGGTGTGCGATCCGTTCAGATGAACCTTTGGGGGAAGCAGTGCGATATGCAAGTCACAGAAGGTGCTAGAGTTAAAATTGGACCAGTAATAGTTGACCAGTACAAGGAAACCAATAACATCAACAGCACACTCTCTACTAAAATACAG GTTATAGAAGAGGCTGAGGAAAATGGTACACTACAAGGAATAGACACGACTGAAAAGCAAGTACATCTTCATTAA